Part of the Sulfobacillus acidophilus DSM 10332 genome, GGTGTCCGTGAAAGCGACAACCACGGACCATTTAGGGTGGATTGGGCGCCAAGAAGGGATGCTGGCGACGGCCATGGTGCTATTGGAGCCGATTGGTTAGGGGGCGGTGTGCCAATAACGGGTAATACCTTGCGCTACGGCTCTCGCCAATGCGATTTGAAAGGCCGGCTGGGCCAAGCGGTATCGATCGGACGGGTTGGAGAGAAACCCGATTTCGACATTGACGGCGGGCATATGGGTATATCGTAGCACCCATTGGTTAATGGGACGCGGCGCATGATAGGGACCGATGCCGCGCAGCGTATCGGTGATGGCCGAAGCCAACCGCCGGGATTCGGCACTTTCCGGAACATAATAGACAATCGGGCCCCAGACCTGCCCGGAAGGCTCGGTGTTGACGTGGATCGAGACGAAGAGAGCGGCCGCCAACGTGTTGGCCAACCGGACGCGCTCATTCAGGTCGGCCGGTACCGTGGGGCCCAAATGGACATCTCCGGTGCGGGTGTAAAATACGCGAAACCCCTGTTGGCGCAGAAAAGGGCCTAAGTCCTCGGCTACGGCCAGGGTAATCTGCTTTTCGGTCAATCCCGGAGCCACCGCTCCCGGATCGCGACCGCCATGACCGGGGTCGAGGACAATTAACGGGGTCGGCACACTACCGGTCACCACGGTCCGGGGGCTCATCGCCATCAGACCGTAGGCTATCACCAACAGGATGCCGATTAAAAGGATCCAACCGCGTTCCGGCATCATCGACGCCCCCTTGATTGGAGCTATGCCGGTCGGTCAAAAAATAGACATCCAGAGGCCGCTTAGGTGAGAGACGTCTGGGACCACACCCATTGACGGGCCTCCCAAAATTCTCGCTGCCAGGATTCTCGAATCGCGTCCACGTCGTGGGGACTATACGGCGACAAATCGCTTTGGTGTTCGGTGATATTGGCCAAGACAACGATTTCCATTTGGTCGATGAAGGCCAGCAATACGGCCCGCGATACCGGGCCAAACGCGCCTTGGCCCGCTTTCTCGAGAAATTCTTTTAGACCGAGGCCTTCCGCCGCGAGGTCATAATAGGCGGCGATGAGGGTATCGAGCATGGCGTCATCTCCTCCGCAAATGCTTACGGCCCTTTCGGTTGTGGGGGCTGATAGCCAAACGGCCACGCAAAAGGGCGCCCGAAGGTTTGGTCGAATATCGTCTGGGCTTCCGGATCTTTGACTTTAAAATATTGGTCGTAGATGGCCCGCGCAACAAAACCGGAATTGGCCCCCCAGTTACCGGAGCGCACATAAACGATAATTAAAATCTTAGGATGGGGCATCGGACCGTAGGTCAGGAAGAACGCATTGTTGGGTCGACCGGTCACCTGGGCGGTTCCGGTCTTGGACGCTAACGGAATCGGAAAGCCCGCCAGCGCCCCATAACCCGTCCCCGACACGTTATCTTTGATATTCGGGTCTTGTGCGGAGAGTTCCATTCCCTTATAGACCGTTTGCCACACGAACGCGGGAGCCGACACGTGACCTTGTACAACCGGGTGAAATTTTTTAACCACCTTGCCGGAGGGACTGGTGATTTCGGATACCAAATGGGGCCAATAGAGCGTGCCGCCGTTGGCAATCGCCGAATCGGCGCGGGCCAGCGCAATGAGGGTAAATTGGTCCAATCCTTGTCCGATGGCGGTATTGAGATTCCATCCCCAGGTCCACGGGACACCGACTTGTTTTTGTAAATATTGGGGGGTGGGGACAATGCTGGTGGTTTCGTCCGGCAAGTCGATACCGGTCGGCTTATTCAGGAGAAAAGCCTCCATCCAGTGATCCATCGTTTGGATGCCCATATCATAGCCCAACGTATAGAAAAAGACGTCGTCCGACAGTCCGATGGCTTGTTCGATGTTGAGCCATCCAAAACCGGGCGAATACCAGTTATGGAACGAGGGGAGTTTCGGGAAATAACCCGGGTCAAAGATTTCCGTTGTCGGGGTCACCGTACCCGATGCGAGAGCGGCGACCGCCATAATCGGTTTGAAAATGGAACCCGGCGAATACCGCTGGTATATCGGGCGAACGAGTAACGGGTTTAACGGATTGTTGAGCACTTTTTGGACATATTGGCTTTGCCCCGGGGTGTTGGGGACCATTTTATTCGGGTTATAGCTGGGCAAACTCGCCATGGCGAGGATATCGCCGTTATTGGGATTCAGGGCGACGACCGCTCCGACTTGTGCACCGGGCGAATAGGCCGACGATGCCGGATTGGCGTGTTGCATGGCATACATGTCGTACGCCAACGCCTTTTGGGCGGTCTCTTCCAGCCGCCAATTAATCGTTAAATGGAGCGTGTCGCCAGGCGTCGGGACCTGTTGCCCGAATAACCGCACCAATTGTCCTTGACTATTGACTTCGGCATAGACCCCACCGCCGTGGCCGTGTAAATAGGTGTTATATTCTTCTTCCAAACCGGCTTGCCCGATTAACGAATTAATGGAGAATCCTTGGTTTTTTAATTGTTGATACTGTTGTTGGTTGATATATCCGATGTAGCCCAGAATGTTGCCCATGACCGAATTGAAGGGGTAACTCCGAATAGCGATCGGGCGGATAATTAAATTGGGTAAGGTGGCCAAATTTTCTTCAATGGCCGTCATCTGGGCGTCGGTTAAATCGGAGGCGATTTGAATCGGCTCATAGCTGGGTAACTGGACGAGGGCTTTAGCAATCGTCTGCGTAATTTGACTGGCGGGCGTTCCCAATAGCCGGCTGAGTTTTTGGACTTCCGCGGTCGGCAACGGACCGCCTTGGTTTAAATAATAAAGACTCCAAGCCGGACGTGACGTGGCGATGGTCACTCCGTCGGCCGTGACGATATTGCCTCTTGGAGACGGCACCGGAATTTCCCGCAAGTAGTCCTGGCGGGCGAGCGATTGATAGTACGTGCCATGGACGACTTCTAAGCTCCAAAAACGGACGCCGATGACGACAAACAGAGCCACGATAAATGACAACATAAAAATGGCCCGGCGGGCGGTCATCCTAGGGGACATGGCGTTCTCTCCCTTGCAATCTGCCTCTTAGTGTAGCAAATGGCCACATACTCTCCCAGCGATAAAACGCGGCAAAGGAGGGAAAAGATACATGTCCGGGAATAGACGAAATAGACAAAACATCAAGGGGCCCCCGCGCTTTGGCGGGGGCCGTGACAAATTAGGTCGGGTCGTGACTTAATACGGCACCGGTATCGGCCGAGGTGACAAACCAACTATAGCGGCGGAGCCACCCTTCTTGGACTTTCGGTTGGAAGGGCGGTAAGCTTTGCCGTCGGCGTTCCAATTCGTCCTCCTCGACCAGGAGATCCATACGACGGGCCGGAATATCGATCCGAATGATGTCCCCGTCGCGCACCAACGCAATGGGACCTCCGGACGCGGCTTCGGGTGATACGTGGCCGACACAAAAGCCGCGGGTTCCCCCCGAAAACCGGCCGTCCGTAATCAAGGCCACGTCATGACCACGCCCCATGCCCATCAATAAGGA contains:
- a CDS encoding cell wall hydrolase/autolysin (PFAM: N-acetylmuramoyl-L-alanine amidase~COGs: COG0860 N-acetylmuramoyl-L-alanine amidase~InterPro IPR002508~KEGG: sth:STH3039 N-acetylmuramoyl-L-alanine amidase~PFAM: Cell wall hydrolase/autolysin, catalytic~SMART: Cell wall hydrolase/autolysin, catalytic~SPTR: N-acetylmuramoyl-L-alanine amidase), translating into MMPERGWILLIGILLVIAYGLMAMSPRTVVTGSVPTPLIVLDPGHGGRDPGAVAPGLTEKQITLAVAEDLGPFLRQQGFRVFYTRTGDVHLGPTVPADLNERVRLANTLAAALFVSIHVNTEPSGQVWGPIVYYVPESAESRRLASAITDTLRGIGPYHAPRPINQWVLRYTHMPAVNVEIGFLSNPSDRYRLAQPAFQIALARAVAQGITRYWHTAP
- a CDS encoding hypothetical protein (KEGG: tmr:Tmar_1379 hypothetical protein~SPTR: Putative uncharacterized protein) → MLDTLIAAYYDLAAEGLGLKEFLEKAGQGAFGPVSRAVLLAFIDQMEIVVLANITEHQSDLSPYSPHDVDAIRESWQREFWEARQWVWSQTSLT
- a CDS encoding penicillin-binding protein 2 (PFAM: Penicillin binding protein transpeptidase domain; Penicillin-binding Protein dimerisation domain~TIGRFAM: penicillin-binding protein 2~COGs: COG0768 Cell division protein FtsI/penicillin-binding protein 2~InterPro IPR005311:IPR001460:IPR017790~KEGG: afo:Afer_0769 penicillin-binding protein 2~PFAM: Penicillin-binding protein, transpeptidase; Penicillin-binding protein, dimerisation domain~PRIAM: Peptidoglycan glycosyltransferase~SPTR: Peptidoglycan glycosyltransferase;~TIGRFAM: Penicillin-binding protein 2), with product MSPRMTARRAIFMLSFIVALFVVIGVRFWSLEVVHGTYYQSLARQDYLREIPVPSPRGNIVTADGVTIATSRPAWSLYYLNQGGPLPTAEVQKLSRLLGTPASQITQTIAKALVQLPSYEPIQIASDLTDAQMTAIEENLATLPNLIIRPIAIRSYPFNSVMGNILGYIGYINQQQYQQLKNQGFSINSLIGQAGLEEEYNTYLHGHGGGVYAEVNSQGQLVRLFGQQVPTPGDTLHLTINWRLEETAQKALAYDMYAMQHANPASSAYSPGAQVGAVVALNPNNGDILAMASLPSYNPNKMVPNTPGQSQYVQKVLNNPLNPLLVRPIYQRYSPGSIFKPIMAVAALASGTVTPTTEIFDPGYFPKLPSFHNWYSPGFGWLNIEQAIGLSDDVFFYTLGYDMGIQTMDHWMEAFLLNKPTGIDLPDETTSIVPTPQYLQKQVGVPWTWGWNLNTAIGQGLDQFTLIALARADSAIANGGTLYWPHLVSEITSPSGKVVKKFHPVVQGHVSAPAFVWQTVYKGMELSAQDPNIKDNVSGTGYGALAGFPIPLASKTGTAQVTGRPNNAFFLTYGPMPHPKILIIVYVRSGNWGANSGFVARAIYDQYFKVKDPEAQTIFDQTFGRPFAWPFGYQPPQPKGP